In Serratia liquefaciens ATCC 27592, the genomic stretch CTCAGCGGCCTGCAGTTGAAAGACAGCAGGCCGTCTGGCAATGAGGAGAAGCAGAGATGGCCGGCGCAAAAGAGATACGTAGTAAGATCGCGAGCGTGCAAAACACGCAAAAGATCACTAAAGCGATGGAAATGGTCGCCGCCTCCAAAATGCGTAAATCGCAGGAACGCATGGCGGCCAGCCGTCCTTATGCAGAGACCATGCGCAAAGTGATTGGTCACCTTGCGTTGGGTAATCTGGAATATAAGCACCCGTACCTGGATGAGCGTGACGTTAAGCGCGTCGGGTATCTGGTGGTGTCTACTGACCGTGGTCTCTGTGGCGGCTTGAACATCAACCTGTTCAAGCGTCTGTTGGCAGAGATGAAAGGCTGGTCCGAAAAAGGCGTTGAAGTTGATTTGGCGCTGATTGGCTCTAAAGCGGCCTCTTTCTTTGGTTCCGTGGGCGGCAACGTGGTTGCCCAGGTTACCGGCATGGGGGATAAACCTTCCCTGTCGGAACTGATCGGTCCGGTGAAAGTGATGCTGCAAGCCTACGACGAAGGTCGTTTGGACAAGCTGTACATTGTCAGCAACAAATTTATCAATACGATGTCCCAGGAACCACAGATTATTCAGCTGCTGCCGTTGCCGCCTTCCGATGACGGTGAGCTGAAGAAAAAATCTTGGGATTACCTGTATGAACCCGATCCAAAAGTGCTGCTTGATACCTTGCTGCGCCGCTATGTGGAATCGCAAGTTTATCAGGGCGTCGTGGAAAACCTGGCCAGCGAGCAGGCCGCACGAATGGTAGCGATGAAAGCCGCAACCGATAACGGCGGTAGCCTGATCAAAGAGCTGCAGTTGGTATACAACAAGGCTCGTCAGGCCAGCATCACTCAGGAACTCACCGAGATCGTTTCGGGAGCCTCCGCGGTTTAAGCTAGGTTTACGAATTACGTAGAGGATTCAAGATGGCTACTGGAAAGATTATCCAGGTAATCGGCGCCGTAGTGGACGTCGAGTTCCCTCAGGATGCCGTACCAAAAGTGTACAATGCTCTTGAGGTAGAAAACGGTACCGAGAAGCTGGTGCTGGAAGTTCAGCAGCAGTTGGGCGGTGGCGTAGTTCGCTGTATCGCGATGGGGACCTCAGATGGTCTGCGCCGCGGTCTGAAAGTGAACGATCTGGAACACCCAATTGAAGTACCGGTAGGTAAAGCTACCCTGGGCCGTATCATGAACGTATTGGGTGAACCAATCGACATGAAAGGCGACATCGGCGAAGAAGAACGTTGGGCGATTCACCGTCCAGCGCCAAGCTACGAAGATTTGTCAAACTCCCAGGATCTGCTGGAAACCGGTATCAAGGTTATGGACCTGATTTGTCCGTTCGCTAAGGGCGGTAAAGTTGGTCTGTTCGGTGGTGCTGGTGTTGGTAAAACCGTAAACATGATGGAGCTGATCCGTAACATCGCGATCGAGCACTCCGGTTATTCCGTGTTTGCAGGCGTGGGTGAGCGTACTCGTGAGGGTAACGACTTCTACCACGAAATGAACGACTCCAACGTACTGGACAAAGTATCCCTGGTTTACGGCCAGATGAACGAGCCACCGGGTAACCGTCTGCGCGTTGCTCTGACCGGTCTGACCATGGCGGAGAAATTCCGTGACGAAGGCCGCGACGTTCTGCTGTTCGTTGATAACATTTACCGTTATACCCTGGCCGGTACCGAAGTGTCCGCACTTCTGGGCCGTATGCCATCTGCGGTAGGTTATCAGCCAACGCTGGCGGAAGAGATGGGCGTTCTGCAAGAACGTATCACCTCTACCAAGACCGGTTCTATCACTTCCGTACAGGCCGTTTACGTTCCTGC encodes the following:
- the atpG gene encoding F0F1 ATP synthase subunit gamma, producing MAGAKEIRSKIASVQNTQKITKAMEMVAASKMRKSQERMAASRPYAETMRKVIGHLALGNLEYKHPYLDERDVKRVGYLVVSTDRGLCGGLNINLFKRLLAEMKGWSEKGVEVDLALIGSKAASFFGSVGGNVVAQVTGMGDKPSLSELIGPVKVMLQAYDEGRLDKLYIVSNKFINTMSQEPQIIQLLPLPPSDDGELKKKSWDYLYEPDPKVLLDTLLRRYVESQVYQGVVENLASEQAARMVAMKAATDNGGSLIKELQLVYNKARQASITQELTEIVSGASAV
- the atpD gene encoding F0F1 ATP synthase subunit beta → MATGKIIQVIGAVVDVEFPQDAVPKVYNALEVENGTEKLVLEVQQQLGGGVVRCIAMGTSDGLRRGLKVNDLEHPIEVPVGKATLGRIMNVLGEPIDMKGDIGEEERWAIHRPAPSYEDLSNSQDLLETGIKVMDLICPFAKGGKVGLFGGAGVGKTVNMMELIRNIAIEHSGYSVFAGVGERTREGNDFYHEMNDSNVLDKVSLVYGQMNEPPGNRLRVALTGLTMAEKFRDEGRDVLLFVDNIYRYTLAGTEVSALLGRMPSAVGYQPTLAEEMGVLQERITSTKTGSITSVQAVYVPADDLTDPSPATTFAHLDATVVLSRNIASLGIYPAVDPLDSTSRQLDPLVVGQEHYDVARGVQSILQRYQELKDIIAILGMDELSEDDKLVVSRARKIQRFLSQPFFVAEVFTGSPGKFVSLKDTIRGFKGIMDGDYDHLPEQAFYMVGAIEEAVEKAKKL